The window CGCGGCTTGTCACCGCCGACCCGGACCACCGACAACCTTGTCGTCGGCCAGGTGATCTTGCGGACACCGCCGTCCAGCCACACGGTCGGGCGGTTCACCTGGAAGTCGTAGTAGTCCTCGGCGTCGAGCGCCGCGAACACCTCGCCCTTCCACTCCCTGTCCAGATGCGCGACCGCGGTGGAGGCGGCGTCGCCGGCGTCGTTCCAGCCCTCGAACGCGGCCACCATGACCGGGTCGACCAGCTCGGGAACCCCCTCGAGCTCGATCACCCAGCGCCTCCTTCCGACGTGCCCTCGCGTACGCCCCAACCTTACGGCTTGCGTGGGGAGCGCCCGCAGCCCCCTTGCATGGGGGAGTGACCGCATCACTGCCCCGTTCGTCACTTCCGAACACCCCGCAGTCGTCCGAGCTGTCCCCGGCCAACTTCCACCGCGGGCCCGGACGTTGTTTCGAGGTGGCGCCATACGTCGGACGATCGCCAGAGGTCGGATGTCCCAACCGTTCCTGGGCAGAGTGATCATCCGAACGCCGCGCCGGGCCGGTCACAGCGTCGAGCGCAGCCACTGCTCCACGCTCGCGATGTGCACGGTCGCCCAGGAGCGGGCGGCCTCCGCGTCGCGGTCGCGGAGCGCGCTGAGGATCGCGCGGTGCTCATGGAGCGTGCGGCTGACCGCGTCCTCCTGGGTCAGGCCGCGCCAGATACGGGCGCGGGTCGTGGGACCGGACAGGCCGTCGAGGAGGGAGCAGAGCACCGAGTTGCCGGAGGACTGGACGATGCCCCGGTGGAACTCCAGGTCGCAGGCGACGAGCTCCTCCACCGAGGGCGCGGCGCCCAGCGCGTTCAACTGGGCGCTGAGCGCGTCCAGCTGCTGCTCGCTGATCCGCAGAGCCGCCATCGCCGTCGCGGCCGGCTCCAGGATGCGGCGTACCGCGAGGAACTCCAGGACCGTGTCGTCGCGGTGGAAGTCCACGACGAAACTCAGCGCCTCCAGAAGGAGCTGCGGGTCCAGGCTCGTGACGTATGTGCCGTCGCCCTGCCGTACGTCCAGGATGCGGATGAGGGACAGCGCCCGCACCGCCTCGCGCAGGGAGTTGCGGGACAGGCCCAGATCGGCGGCGAGCTCGCTCTCCTTGGGGAGACGGTCGCCGGGGCGCAGTGCGCCGGAGACGATCATTCCCTTGATCTTCTCGATCGCCTCATCGGTGACTGCCATGGCGGGCCTCCCTGTCGATCAGATATGTCGCTCAGACATCCGATGTCTTATTATGCGGCTTCCGTCGCCCCGAAGAGCCCGTCCGTGGCGATCACGATCACACAAGGTCGGACGGTGACACGAGGGCCCCCAGGTCCGCAAGCGCGGCGGCCTCGTCGAGCGTCGTGAGCGTACGGCCGCGCATCAGGATCCGCCCGTCGACGACCGTGTCCCGTACGTCCGAGGCCCGCGCCGAGTACGCAAGGGTCGACCACGGATCGTGGCGGGGCGCCAGATGCGGACCGCCCAGGTCCAGGACGATCAGGTCGGCCCGCTTGCCCGCCTCCAGCGAGCCCAGGTGGGCGTCGAGACCCAGCGCGCGGGCGCCCTCGACGGTGGCCATCCGCACGGCCTGCTCGGCGCCGACGGCGGTCGGGTCCCCGGCCGCCTTGTGCACCAGGGCGGCCGTGCCCAGCGCCCGCAGGACGTCCAGCGTGTTGGAGCTGACCGCGCCGTCCGTGCCGAGACCGACGGTCACGCCCGCGTCCAGCAGCTGTGGCACCGGGGCGATGCCGCAGCCCAGCTTGAGGTTGGACACCGGGCAGTGGGCGACCGAGGTGCCGGTCCGGGCGAGCGCCGCGATCTCGGGGCCGGTCAGGTCCACGGCGTGCGCCAGCAGCAGATCGGGGCCGAGCAGCCCGAGCGAGTCGAGCAGTTCCACCGGGCGTTTGCCGTAGCGCTCCTCGACGGTCGCGACCTCGGCGGCGTTCTCCGCGGCGTGGATGTGCAGCAGCGCGCCGAACTCCCTTGCCAGCGCGGCGATTTCGGTCAGCTGGGCGGGGGAGAGGGTGTAGGCGGAGTGCGCGAAGAGCACGGGACGCGTGCCGGGCCGCGGGGCGCGGCCGGCCAGGTCCCGGCGCGCCCACTCCAGCCGGTCCCCGTACGCCATGCCGTCGGGCGGGGTCGGTACGTCCATGAAGGTCGGCCCCGTGTGCAGCCGCCAGCCCGCCTCGCGCGCGACCTGCTCGGCAGCCTCGTGGAACCAGTACATGTCGAGCGCCGAGGTCACCCCGGCCCGTACGCTCTCGGCGATCGCGATCCGGATCGCCGCCGCGACGTTCTCCGCCGACAGCAGTTCGCTCTCCCAGCGGATCACCCGCTCCAGGAAGCCCTGCAGCGTCACGTCGTCGGCGCGGCCGCGCAGCAGCGTCATCGCCAGATGGGTGTGCGCGTTGACCAGGCCGGGCAGCACCAGGCAGCCGGTCGCGTCGACGTCGTCGGCGGCCGTGTAGCGCGCCCGCAGTTCGGCGGCCGGTCCGACCGCGAGGATCTCGCCGTCGCGGACGGCCACGGCTCCGGCGGGTACGACCGTGCCGGCCGCGTCGACGGTGAGGATGTCGCCGCCGTGGACCAACAGGTCGGCGGGGGCGGTCCGTTGGGCGGGAATGCTCACAGCGCTTCCCCTTCCGCGAGCAGGCGCAGGGCTTCGAGGGAGACCACACTGCCGCGCTCCACACCCGCGGCGACGACCTCGCGGTGCGGGTTGTAGCCACCCGTGGCCTTCTCGTCGACGAGTTCGTCGGCGTTCGCGCCGTCGATCACGAGGACACCGCCCGCGGTCAGCCCGCGCAGCGAGGCCGTGACGAGCAGTGCCGACAGCTCCATCTCGATGGCGGCGAGCCCCGCCCCGTCGTACGAGGGCAGGGGTATCAGCCCCGGCTGGAAGGCGGCCCGCGTCCAGACGAAGCCCCGGTGGTGCGGGGCGCCCTGCTCGCGCGCCGCGCGCTGGAGCGCGAGCACCGCCTCGGGCGCGGCCACCGCCGGATACTCGGGCGGCAGCAGCTGCTGGGTCACCCCGTCGTCGCGTACGGCCGCCTCCGCTATCACCAGATCGCCGTCCCGGATCCCGGGCCGCATCGCACCCGCCGTGCCGAACCGCAGGATCGTGCGCACCCCGGCGTCGGCCAGCTCCTGGAAGAGCAGGATCGCGCCGGGCCCGCCGACGCCGTGCGAGGCGACGACGACCGGCAGCCCCTTCCAACTCCCGCTGAACACACGGTATTCGCGGTGGTACGACACCTCCTCCGCGCCGTCCAGCAGCGCGGCGACGGCCGCGGCACGCGCCGGGTCGCCGACCACGACGGCGTGCGGGGGCAGCCCGGTCCGCGGTATCCGGGTGATGGGCAGCAGATCCTGCGTCATGAAACGACTCCAGTCGTACGGCCGGTGCGGCGGCGGCGCTGCGCCGTGCTGAGGAAGAGGGCGCCGAGCGTGACGACGTACGGCGCGGCGTCGGTCGCCTGCTGGGGCAGGCCGAGGCCCTGCAGCCGGAAGCCCGCGGCCTCGGCGACACCGAAGAGCAGGGCGGCGAGCAGGACACCGAACGGCAGGGCACGCCCGAGCATGACCGCGACGACGGCGATCCAGCCGCGGCCCGCCGTCATGTTCTCGGAGAA is drawn from Streptomyces liliifuscus and contains these coding sequences:
- a CDS encoding FadR/GntR family transcriptional regulator; this translates as MAVTDEAIEKIKGMIVSGALRPGDRLPKESELAADLGLSRNSLREAVRALSLIRILDVRQGDGTYVTSLDPQLLLEALSFVVDFHRDDTVLEFLAVRRILEPAATAMAALRISEQQLDALSAQLNALGAAPSVEELVACDLEFHRGIVQSSGNSVLCSLLDGLSGPTTRARIWRGLTQEDAVSRTLHEHRAILSALRDRDAEAARSWATVHIASVEQWLRSTL
- a CDS encoding amidohydrolase, which gives rise to MSIPAQRTAPADLLVHGGDILTVDAAGTVVPAGAVAVRDGEILAVGPAAELRARYTAADDVDATGCLVLPGLVNAHTHLAMTLLRGRADDVTLQGFLERVIRWESELLSAENVAAAIRIAIAESVRAGVTSALDMYWFHEAAEQVAREAGWRLHTGPTFMDVPTPPDGMAYGDRLEWARRDLAGRAPRPGTRPVLFAHSAYTLSPAQLTEIAALAREFGALLHIHAAENAAEVATVEERYGKRPVELLDSLGLLGPDLLLAHAVDLTGPEIAALARTGTSVAHCPVSNLKLGCGIAPVPQLLDAGVTVGLGTDGAVSSNTLDVLRALGTAALVHKAAGDPTAVGAEQAVRMATVEGARALGLDAHLGSLEAGKRADLIVLDLGGPHLAPRHDPWSTLAYSARASDVRDTVVDGRILMRGRTLTTLDEAAALADLGALVSPSDLV
- a CDS encoding nucleoside phosphorylase, whose protein sequence is MTQDLLPITRIPRTGLPPHAVVVGDPARAAAVAALLDGAEEVSYHREYRVFSGSWKGLPVVVASHGVGGPGAILLFQELADAGVRTILRFGTAGAMRPGIRDGDLVIAEAAVRDDGVTQQLLPPEYPAVAAPEAVLALQRAAREQGAPHHRGFVWTRAAFQPGLIPLPSYDGAGLAAIEMELSALLVTASLRGLTAGGVLVIDGANADELVDEKATGGYNPHREVVAAGVERGSVVSLEALRLLAEGEAL